The window GTCTGCAGGTAGCCGAGGGCGAGCTCGGCGTCCTTTCGAGCGCGCTCGCACTCCCTGAGCTCGATCCGAAGGACGCCGGCGCGCTGGCCGCCCGGGCCGCGAGCTTCGCGGCGGTGGCGCTGGACCGTGGCGGTCGCGCACCCACCGCGGTGCTGGGGTCGCTCCCGAGCATTCCCGAGCTCTCCGCGGAGGAACGGCGCTATCTCGAGCAGGATCGCCCGCTGTTCCGCGTGGTCCGCTACGCGCAGGGTACGCCCGAGCTGTTGCTCGCGCGAACCGTGCCGTCCGCGGAGGGACCCCGCACCATCGTCTGGGCTCGCCTGCGCTCCGGCTTCCTCTGGGACGGCGTGCCGACCGCACCCTATACCGGCGGAGAGCTGGCGATCGTCGACGCGTCCCTGGCGCCCCTCTATGGTCCGCTCTCCAGCGACGAGACGTTCCGCACGCGCCTCTCCGCGCTGGTGGGCAACGGTGAGGAAGGGACGCTGAGCTGGACCGCCGAAGGCGAGCCGTTCCAGGCGGTCGCCATCCCGCTCCGGTTGGGCAGCCCGCTCGAGGCACCCGCCTGGCACCTGGTGGTGAGCGTGCCCGCCCAGGCGATCACGGCTCCCCTGCGTGACTTCACCCAGCGGTTCCTGCCGGTGATGCTCACGGCCCTGCTCATCGTGCTGCTCCTCAGTGACGTCCAGATCCGTCGCACCATCCAACCGCTCAAGCGGCTCAAGGAAGGGACGCGACGCATCGCCGACGAGCACTTCGATACCACCGTCGACATCTCCAGCAACGACGAGTTCCAGGAGCTGGCCGACTCCTTCAACCGCATGGCCCAACGCCTGGGCGAACAGTTCGGCACCCTCACGGTGATCCGCGAGGTGGACCAGGCGGCGCTGGAGGAAGCCGAGGGGCGTCAGCTGATCGATCCGCTGCTGCGCGGCATGCGCTCGGTGGTTCGTACCGACACGATCTCGGTGTGCCTGCTCGATACGGAAGATCCCCACCAGGGTGTCTGCTACACGGTGGTGGGGCAGGACAGCGAGGTGGACGTGGAGCACGTCACGCTGGCCCGTAGCGATCTGACGTCGCTGGAGACACAGCCTCAGCACATCGACACACCGGCTGGCGCGGTGCGCCCCGCCTACCTCATGGTCACGGCGCTGGCCGCCAATGCCGATGCCGGCTTCGCATCGCTTCCCCTCGTGCTGCGCGGCGGGCCGGCGGGGGTGGTCTCCTTCCCGGTGATGTCGGACGCCGAGAAGGGCAGCGCGCATCTGCTGCGCGCGCGTCAGGTCGCCGACCAGCTCGCTCTGGCCCTGTCCAATGTGCGACGGCTGCGAGCGCTCGACCGCTTCAACTGGGGCGCGCTCACGGCGCTCGCTCGCACCATCGACGCCAACTCACCCTGGACCGCGGGGCACTCCGAGCGGGTGGCCGAGCTGGCGACCCTGATCGCGACCCAGATGGGCCTGAGCGAGAAGGACGTGGACATCGTCCAGCGGGGTGCGCTCCTGCACGATATCGGCAAGATCGGCGTGCCCATGGAGATCCTGAACAAGGCGGGGCCGCTGTCCGAGGAAGAGATGGCAGCCGTCCGCGAGCATACCGTCATCGGCGCTCGCATCCTGGAGCCCATCGCTGAGTACGCCGAGCTGCTTCCGATCGTGCTGCACCATCACGAGCGCATCGACGGACGAGGCTACCCCAATGGTCAACGCGGCGACGCCATCGACCTGAACGCACGCATCCTCTCGGTGGCCGACACGTTCGACGCGCTGACCTCGGACCGCCCCTACCGCCGCGGTCTGCCACCTCGCACCGCCATCGAAGTGGTGCGCAATGCTGCCGGCACCCAGCTGGATGTGAAGGTCGTAGAGGCCTTTCTGGCCCTGCACGAGGCCGGCGCTCTGGAGGGCTTCACCAAGAAGGAGAAGCGCTCCGCCAAGAAGCCCGCCAAGCCCGAAGCGCTGTTGGCAACGACCGGCTGACCATCCTGCGGACGAGCGGCCGGCTCGCCGCACGGCGCGCCCCGCCCATGGTGATCCCGCTTCTCAGGGCTTGAGCAGCACCTTCACAGCACCGCTGCGGCGCCGATCCTCCGCGGCCGCCAGTGCGTCCTTGTACTGGGCCAGCGGATAGATATCGGTGACCATGCGCTGCACGGGCGCGTCGGTCTCCAGCAGCATCCGGTGGGTCACTTCGAAGGTGTGGAGCGACTCGCCCCGCCACCGTTCGATCCCGTAGCCCACGAAGCCGTGCGCGTGCAGCTCGTGCGCCCACAAGAGGGTCAGATCCAGCTTCTTGATCTCCGCCGCACAGCCCAGGAGCACCACCCTACCGCGCGCGGAGGCATAGCGCAGCGACTGTGTGATGGTGTCCTTGCTCCCCACGCAGTCGAAGATCAGCGGGAAGCCGCCGCCCGCGTAGACCTCGTCTCCGACGATGGGCTGGTAGGCCTGCGCGCCCGTCGCCACCAGCGCGTCGCGCGCCTCCTCTCCCGGTCGGACCACAGCGCTGGCACCCAACGCGCGCGCCAGTTCGACCTCGGCGGGCCGCTTGGCCTGTGCCAGAAGCTCGCCCTGGAACCCGGCGGCCCGGATGGCCCACAGGGTCGCGAAGGCGATGGGTCCGCTGCCGATCACCAGGATCGGTCCCGACCCCAGATCGGTTCCCAGAGCCGCGTGCACGCCGATGGAGAGGGGCTCGATGAGCGCGGCCACCCGATCGTCGAGAGCATCGTCCACGACGAACAGTTGGGATTCGTGCGCAATCATGCGCTCGCCCCAGCCACCCGGGAGGTCCCGGTGATATCCCACCGTGAGACCTCGCGCCAGCGGCGCGCCGCCGATCCTCAGCTCGCCCTGCTCTCCCGCGTTCTCACAGGTGGAGTGCCACCCCTCCCGACAGGACCCGCACACGCGCTCTCCGGTGAATCCGCGCACGGTGCAGGAGAGCATGGGGTCGACGGCCACCCGGTCACCGGGACGCACACGGGTGACGCCCGGCCCCACCTCATCCACCCGGGCCAGAATCTCGTGCCCGAGCACGGCTGGGAAGGAGCCGAACGGCTCCATCACTGGGCTGGACGTGAACGACAGATTGCCCAGATCCGAGCCGCAGATCCCACCATAGAGCACGGTGAGCTTGGCCCAGGCGGGCCCGGGAAGCTCCGGCTCCGGCTGCTCCCGGAGGCGCAGGCCGCTCAGGATGCCATGCGTGGCACCGCGCGACACCCGTCCGAGCGAGCGGGCCAGCAGGAAGCCCGGAATGGTCACGTTGAAGGTGACGGCGCGCATGGCGGGCTGGGGTGGCGGGACATGACAGGGACGCGGCCGACACACCCTCCCGGTTGCCCGAGCGGGTCGGATGGCCGGAACGTTAGGGGAAGCCCGCAGGTAGGTCCAGCGCTCGCAGCGCGTCCGCCAGGCAGGGAGTGACTCACATGAAGACGGCCATCGTCGCTGGGATCCGGACCCCGTTCGCCCGCTCGGGCACTGTGTTCGCCGATCTGACGGCCATCGAGCTCGGCAAGCTGGCGGTGCGGGAGTTGGTGGCCCGCTCGGAGATCGACCCCGCCGAGGTGGGCCAACTCATCTACGGAACGGTGGTGCACGACACGCAGGCGCCCAACATCGCCCGTGAGGTGGGCCTGGCTACGCTCCCCAAGACCGTCCCGGCGGTGACGGTCTCACGCGCCTGCAGCTCCGCCAACCAGGCCATCGCGGACGGAGTGAACCTGATCGGCCAGGGATACGCCGACATCGTGATCGCCGGCGGAGCCGAGTCGCTCTCCCATGTGCCCATCACCGTCAGCGAGCGCCTGTCCAAACGTCTGGTGGAAGCCTCCAAGGCCAAGACGCTCGGGCAGCGCGTAGCGGCCTTCCGCGGGCTGCGCCCCAAGGAGTTGGTCCCCGTGCAACCGGCCATCGCCGAACCCACAACGGGCGAGACCATGGGGCAGTCCGCCGAGCGCATGGCCAAGGAGAACGGCATCAGCCGCGAGGAGCAGGATCGCTGGGCGCTGCGTTCCCATCAGCTCGCGCAGGCGGGCACCGAGGACGGTCGCCTCCTGGCCGAGATCGCACCGGTGTACGTGGGCAAGGCCTACGAAACCGTGGTGGACCGGGACAACGGGATCCGCGCCGACACGAACCTGGAGGCCCTCGGCAAGCTGAAGCCGGTGTTCGACCGGAAGTTCGGATCGGTGACCGCCGGCAATGCTTCGCCGCTCACCGATGGTGCCTCGGCGGTGCTGTTGATGTCCGAGCAGGCAGTACGCAGCCACGGCGTGGAGCCGCTCGCCTGGATCAAGAGCTACGCCTTCACGGCGCTCGACCCCGCCCAGCAGCTCCTGCAGGGCCCCTACTACGCGGCGCCCATCGCGCTCGACCGTGCAGGCATCACCATGGCCGACGTGCAGCTCCTGGAGATGCACGAGGCCTTTGCGGCCCAGGTGCTCTCCAACCTGCGCTGGTGGGAGTCCGACGAGATCGCCGAGCGTGAGCTGGGCCGCGCCACGGCGGTGGGGCACCCTCCCGAGGACGTCATCAACGTCATGGGTGGGTCCATCGCCATCGGCCACCCCTTCGGAGCCACCGGTGGACGTGTAACCATGACGCTCGTCAACGAGATGAAGCGGCGTGATCTGGAGCTGGGCCTCATCACCGTGTGTGCCGCCGGCGGGCTCGGCTTCGCGATGGTGGTGGAGCGCGCCTGACCTACGGTTCGGAGCGCCGCGGATCTACCTCCAGTGCAAAGCGGGTCTACTTCCAGTCCATAGCGGATCTACTTCCAGTCCATATACGACACGCGCGTCATCCCGGGAATCAGTCTGCCCAGCTCGGTTCCGTCCGGAAGCATGATCTGGACGTCCGTATAGCCGACACCCCTCAGGTGGGCGATGTAGGTTCCCGACGGATCGAACACCGGCAACCAGTTGATCCAGCCGTTCGCCAGTAGCGTGCGCTCGCCCGAGCCGTCCACACGCGCTTCGATGAGGTTCCAGGGGGTGAATCCCGACTCGGGATCGGTCGCATAGTTGGTGCCGCGCATGAACCGTTCGAAGATGGCCACCGTCCCGTTGCTGGTGGCATCGTGGTCGGAGGTCCCCGCCGCTCCACTGATCTGGAGCACGCCTCCGCCGTCCGCATCCATCACCGCCATGCGCACCTCGGGCTGAGCGCTGAACCGGTCCGTCTTGAACACGATCCGACCGTCCGGCAGGAAATCGGGGTCGTTGTCGGCTACGCCGTCCGGCGTCAGCACGTCCAGCTCCATACCGCCCGGCGTCATGAGCACCAGGCGGGAGTCGCCGCCCGGCCGGTAGCTCGCATAGACGATCCGCTCGTCATCGGGCGACCACGCGGGGTGGCCGTCCAGGATGTGGTTGTCGGTGAGTCGGGTTAGCCCCGATCCGTCCACGCGGATGGAATAGATCTCGTAGTCGTTGTACGCCGTCTCCGACGGCGCTCCGTGAAAGGCGACCCGGGTGCGGTCGTGCGAGAGCGAGACACCATCGATGAACAGTCCGGTTCCCGAGGTGATCTGACGGACCTGCCGACTGGCCGGATCGAAGCTGTAGATATCCCGGGGGCCTCCGTGATCCGAGACGAATACGATCAGGCCACCGAGGCCGGTCGGAAGCTCGGGATGACCGGAGCCCACCGCGTCCGCCCAAGGAAGCGCGGGCCAGCCACCGCTGTTGGTCCCCACGCCGACACTGCCGAAGGCGAAGCCGACCGCACCCGCGCCCTCCTGGAGGCGCACCGCATCGTAGATCAGGAAGTTCACGCGGGTGGCGGCGGTCTTGAGGCCATCTTCGCCGGAGGCATCGTCCCCGATGGGAATCAGGAACTCCGCGGCCCAGCCCCCCGCCACGCGGGCCATCCGGCCGAGGCCGTCCCCCACGACGTCGGTGGGGTTGGCCGCCGCCGTCGTGTGCATGTCCACGTATTGGGAGCCGCTGAGCGCCGCCAGGAGTGCCTTTCCGTCCTCCCCGACCTCCTGTCTGCCGTTGCCGTCATCGTCGAAGTGCACCACGATCCCGTCATTCTGGATGGGACCTGTGGCATCGAACTCCGCGTCGCTGGTCGCGTCCGACCAGCGGAAGGCCAGATAGAGGTGCCGGTCGTCGTTGACGGCCACCCAGTCGACGGTGACCGAACCGCTGGCGGCGCCCTGGCCGAAGTCGCCGCGCATCTCCACCTGCGTCGAGCGCACGCCGCCCACGGCCGCCAGATCGACGACGCCGTCGATGGGAAAGCGGCCCGCAACCGGTGTGACCACCGTGGGCCCCGGATCCTGGGGTTCGGAATCGTCGGGACCCGTGGGGTCGGCTTTGCTCTTGTCGCAGCCGGCCACCACCCCGAAGAGCATGACCGCCAGCGTGAACTCTCGAACCATGGGATGTTCCCCGTTAGATCGGTCTGGGCTGTCCTCCTACGAGCACGGCGTATGCCGCCCTTCCTATCTGTGACGCGAGCGTCCGGCTCATAGGACAGGCCCCGCGCCCGGGAGCCCCTGTAGGCCCATGGTCACTTGTCCGAACCGCCCCCAGCCTACACGCACTCCAGCCGCCCGCATGACCCGAACCGACCTGGTTCCTCGCTCTTCGGGGTGAGATCCTTCCCGCGCCCCCGTCGGGAGTCCCAGCGCACACGCTGCGCGGGCTCCCGCGGGCCCAAGCC is drawn from Gemmatimonadota bacterium and contains these coding sequences:
- the fadI gene encoding acetyl-CoA C-acyltransferase FadI, with product MKTAIVAGIRTPFARSGTVFADLTAIELGKLAVRELVARSEIDPAEVGQLIYGTVVHDTQAPNIAREVGLATLPKTVPAVTVSRACSSANQAIADGVNLIGQGYADIVIAGGAESLSHVPITVSERLSKRLVEASKAKTLGQRVAAFRGLRPKELVPVQPAIAEPTTGETMGQSAERMAKENGISREEQDRWALRSHQLAQAGTEDGRLLAEIAPVYVGKAYETVVDRDNGIRADTNLEALGKLKPVFDRKFGSVTAGNASPLTDGASAVLLMSEQAVRSHGVEPLAWIKSYAFTALDPAQQLLQGPYYAAPIALDRAGITMADVQLLEMHEAFAAQVLSNLRWWESDEIAERELGRATAVGHPPEDVINVMGGSIAIGHPFGATGGRVTMTLVNEMKRRDLELGLITVCAAGGLGFAMVVERA
- a CDS encoding alcohol dehydrogenase catalytic domain-containing protein — protein: MRAVTFNVTIPGFLLARSLGRVSRGATHGILSGLRLREQPEPELPGPAWAKLTVLYGGICGSDLGNLSFTSSPVMEPFGSFPAVLGHEILARVDEVGPGVTRVRPGDRVAVDPMLSCTVRGFTGERVCGSCREGWHSTCENAGEQGELRIGGAPLARGLTVGYHRDLPGGWGERMIAHESQLFVVDDALDDRVAALIEPLSIGVHAALGTDLGSGPILVIGSGPIAFATLWAIRAAGFQGELLAQAKRPAEVELARALGASAVVRPGEEARDALVATGAQAYQPIVGDEVYAGGGFPLIFDCVGSKDTITQSLRYASARGRVVLLGCAAEIKKLDLTLLWAHELHAHGFVGYGIERWRGESLHTFEVTHRMLLETDAPVQRMVTDIYPLAQYKDALAAAEDRRRSGAVKVLLKP
- a CDS encoding HD domain-containing protein, producing the protein MRVELGFLETKVARRLLFLFVFCAVLPITALATVSYRHVAQHLRRTHQERVDDLVAGTQDLLRDRLQVAEGELGVLSSALALPELDPKDAGALAARAASFAAVALDRGGRAPTAVLGSLPSIPELSAEERRYLEQDRPLFRVVRYAQGTPELLLARTVPSAEGPRTIVWARLRSGFLWDGVPTAPYTGGELAIVDASLAPLYGPLSSDETFRTRLSALVGNGEEGTLSWTAEGEPFQAVAIPLRLGSPLEAPAWHLVVSVPAQAITAPLRDFTQRFLPVMLTALLIVLLLSDVQIRRTIQPLKRLKEGTRRIADEHFDTTVDISSNDEFQELADSFNRMAQRLGEQFGTLTVIREVDQAALEEAEGRQLIDPLLRGMRSVVRTDTISVCLLDTEDPHQGVCYTVVGQDSEVDVEHVTLARSDLTSLETQPQHIDTPAGAVRPAYLMVTALAANADAGFASLPLVLRGGPAGVVSFPVMSDAEKGSAHLLRARQVADQLALALSNVRRLRALDRFNWGALTALARTIDANSPWTAGHSERVAELATLIATQMGLSEKDVDIVQRGALLHDIGKIGVPMEILNKAGPLSEEEMAAVREHTVIGARILEPIAEYAELLPIVLHHHERIDGRGYPNGQRGDAIDLNARILSVADTFDALTSDRPYRRGLPPRTAIEVVRNAAGTQLDVKVVEAFLALHEAGALEGFTKKEKRSAKKPAKPEALLATTG